A genomic window from Halorubrum trapanicum includes:
- a CDS encoding proton-conducting transporter membrane subunit — protein MIDVLLPLAVVVPIVAATLPLALGLRYDRVGWPIAAVGTTAVAGIAAAIAAEVVVNGPFDHALGGFLPPVGIELVADRLSVAVLLLVAAVSVATLAFARVAGPRGNPFYSAYLLLVGGLVGMVLTGDLFNLFVFLEITGLTTYALIAADRSGASAYASLKYLVVGTVGASLYLLGVGYVFLATGTLNMIAVQEQIVAQAGYGDPLVRASYAFIVTGLALKIAIFPVHSWQPDAYQRAPDSVTTIVAALVSTTSAYALIRVTYTVFTVDFLAANEGIATALLVVSTVSIVAGSALAAMQSDLKRMFAYSSVAQFGMIGAAVALANETALLGGIVHLIGHGIMKFGLFLGIGLLALGYGTRRMEDLASAARAAPYTSGALAVLGLGLVGIPPSIGFLGKWYIGVGAVDAGLVGGGAVGIAVAGAIFVSTLFTLSYVARLLERFYFGGAGLPGDHGEPAGDGGDGAGEGAATDGGRGNDHAATDGADAATAGGGESSPAKTADGLPAPVEGAPRSSLVPDRVPTAPLLALGLAVVATVALGFGGFALAEWFGPFLTEAFA, from the coding sequence ATGATTGACGTCCTCCTGCCGCTCGCGGTCGTCGTCCCCATCGTGGCGGCGACGCTGCCGCTGGCGCTCGGGCTCCGGTACGACCGGGTCGGCTGGCCGATCGCCGCGGTCGGTACGACGGCCGTGGCCGGAATCGCGGCCGCGATCGCGGCGGAGGTGGTCGTCAACGGCCCGTTCGACCACGCGCTCGGGGGCTTCCTCCCGCCGGTGGGGATCGAACTCGTCGCCGACCGGCTGTCGGTGGCGGTGCTGCTGCTCGTCGCCGCGGTGTCGGTCGCGACGCTCGCGTTCGCGCGGGTCGCCGGCCCGCGGGGGAACCCCTTCTACAGCGCCTACCTCCTGCTGGTCGGCGGCCTCGTGGGGATGGTGCTCACCGGGGACCTGTTCAACCTGTTCGTCTTCTTAGAGATCACCGGGCTGACGACGTACGCGCTCATCGCCGCGGACCGGTCGGGCGCGAGCGCGTACGCCTCGCTGAAGTACCTCGTCGTCGGGACCGTCGGCGCCTCGCTGTACCTGCTCGGCGTCGGCTACGTCTTCCTCGCGACGGGGACGCTGAACATGATCGCCGTCCAAGAGCAGATCGTCGCGCAGGCCGGTTACGGCGACCCGCTCGTCCGCGCGAGCTACGCGTTCATCGTGACCGGGCTGGCGCTGAAGATCGCCATCTTCCCGGTCCACTCCTGGCAGCCCGACGCCTACCAGCGCGCGCCGGACTCGGTCACGACGATCGTCGCGGCGCTGGTCTCGACGACGAGCGCCTACGCGCTGATCCGCGTGACGTACACCGTGTTCACGGTCGACTTCCTCGCGGCCAACGAGGGGATCGCCACCGCGCTGCTCGTCGTCTCGACCGTTTCGATCGTCGCGGGCTCCGCGCTCGCCGCGATGCAGTCGGACCTCAAGCGGATGTTCGCGTACTCCTCGGTCGCGCAGTTCGGGATGATCGGCGCGGCCGTCGCGCTGGCGAACGAGACGGCCCTGCTCGGCGGGATCGTCCACCTGATCGGCCACGGAATCATGAAGTTCGGCCTGTTCCTCGGGATCGGCCTGCTCGCGCTCGGCTACGGCACCCGGCGGATGGAGGACCTGGCGAGCGCCGCGCGCGCGGCCCCGTACACGTCCGGCGCGCTCGCCGTCCTCGGCCTCGGGCTCGTCGGGATCCCGCCCTCGATCGGCTTCCTCGGAAAGTGGTACATCGGCGTCGGCGCGGTCGACGCCGGCCTCGTCGGCGGCGGCGCGGTCGGGATCGCGGTCGCGGGGGCGATATTCGTCAGCACGCTGTTCACGCTGTCGTACGTCGCGCGGCTGTTGGAGCGGTTCTACTTCGGCGGGGCCGGGCTGCCCGGCGATCACGGCGAGCCGGCCGGAGACGGCGGTGACGGCGCGGGCGAAGGGGCGGCGACCGACGGTGGCCGCGGAAATGACCACGCGGCGACCGACGGCGCCGACGCCGCCACGGCCGGCGGCGGAGAGTCGTCCCCCGCGAAGACCGCCGACGGCCTCCCCGCGCCCGTCGAGGGCGCGCCGCGGTCGTCGCTCGTCCCCGACCGGGTGCCGACCGCGCCGCTGCTCGCGCTCGGACTGGCGGTGGTGGCGACCGTCGCGCTCGGCTTCGGCGGCTTCGCGCTCGCGGAGTGGTTCGGCCCGTTCCTCACGGAGGCCTTCGCATGA
- a CDS encoding proton-conducting transporter membrane subunit, whose protein sequence is MTDAVLSDPRPLLAVLVSFVAAFLIVASYRSPNVREGWTLVASLAKFGIVASMLPAVLDGAVFEWSAGAFLPGIGAPIEFALRADALGMLFAFLASGLWIITSFYSIGYMRGLDEPNQTRYFAAFAVSLAATMGIAFAGNLVTIFVFYELLSIATYPLVAHDETAEARSAGRKYLAYTMFGGGVLVLAGTALVYLIAGSVDFTAGGIAELANADPGLAMLAFFLLAIGFGVKAGIMPLHRWLPEAMVAPTPVSGLLHAVAVVKSGAFGVARVVLDVFGPELVYNLSLPFGFSAGLVLSTIGAITLTAASLIALRKDHLKRRLAYSTISQLSYIILGLGLFGWYGLVGALLHIPAHAFMKLTLFFCAGNIHVSTHTDYISQMAGIGKRMPLTMGAFTIASLGMAGIPLLAGFVSKYYMLIGGVRMGMNFTPVAYYLAGALLLSGVLNIAYFWPVIYTAFFEAEDAHDAKPLVDFPLGGESRSIAAATDGGRAGDGEDDNRDDSEDVDDIVADAGDGDDSTPDAAEGVDESEVPDADLDDLPTDEEGVVRPDFAASERDFSEPAERVDTGDYAVDQRPSDADVPFGPGRGEAADDAETADADEAPPEPTESSRGPDDPHGDHDDEPHGGHDADTHDDDHHGGPPAGGWEHIAGLDALRGRESTWFTLGPILAAMTLAVLLGVIPYEMGFLELIELIVDTRLPEGVVRP, encoded by the coding sequence ATGACTGACGCTGTACTCTCAGACCCACGACCCCTACTGGCGGTCCTCGTCTCGTTCGTCGCGGCGTTCCTCATCGTCGCGTCGTACCGCTCGCCGAACGTCCGCGAGGGGTGGACGCTCGTCGCCTCGCTCGCGAAGTTCGGCATCGTCGCGTCGATGCTGCCGGCGGTCCTCGACGGCGCGGTGTTCGAGTGGTCGGCCGGAGCGTTCCTCCCGGGCATCGGCGCGCCGATCGAGTTCGCGCTCCGCGCGGACGCGCTCGGCATGCTGTTCGCGTTCCTCGCGAGCGGGCTGTGGATAATCACCTCTTTCTACAGCATCGGCTACATGCGCGGGCTCGACGAGCCGAACCAGACCCGGTACTTCGCAGCGTTCGCGGTGTCGCTCGCCGCGACGATGGGGATCGCGTTCGCCGGCAACCTCGTGACGATCTTCGTCTTCTACGAGCTGCTGTCGATCGCCACGTACCCGCTCGTCGCGCACGACGAGACGGCCGAGGCGCGCTCGGCCGGCCGAAAGTACCTCGCGTACACGATGTTCGGGGGCGGCGTGCTCGTCCTCGCCGGCACCGCGCTCGTCTACCTGATCGCCGGCTCCGTCGACTTCACCGCGGGCGGCATCGCGGAGCTCGCGAACGCCGACCCCGGGCTCGCGATGCTCGCCTTCTTCCTGCTCGCGATCGGGTTCGGCGTGAAGGCGGGGATCATGCCGCTCCACCGGTGGCTCCCCGAGGCGATGGTGGCGCCGACGCCGGTCTCCGGGCTGCTCCACGCGGTCGCGGTCGTCAAGTCGGGCGCGTTCGGCGTCGCCCGGGTCGTCCTCGACGTGTTCGGGCCCGAGCTCGTCTACAACCTCTCGCTGCCGTTCGGGTTCTCTGCCGGGCTCGTCCTCTCGACCATCGGGGCGATCACGCTCACCGCGGCCTCCCTCATTGCCCTGCGGAAGGACCACCTGAAGCGCCGGCTCGCCTACTCGACGATCAGCCAGCTGAGCTACATCATCCTCGGGCTCGGCCTCTTCGGCTGGTACGGGCTCGTGGGCGCGCTGCTTCACATCCCGGCGCACGCGTTCATGAAGCTCACCCTGTTCTTCTGTGCGGGCAACATCCACGTGTCGACCCACACCGACTACATCTCGCAGATGGCCGGGATCGGCAAGCGGATGCCGCTGACGATGGGGGCGTTCACGATAGCCTCGCTGGGGATGGCCGGGATACCGCTGCTCGCCGGTTTCGTCAGCAAGTACTACATGCTGATCGGCGGGGTGCGGATGGGGATGAACTTCACCCCGGTCGCGTACTACCTCGCCGGCGCGCTGCTGCTCTCCGGCGTGCTCAACATCGCGTACTTCTGGCCCGTGATCTACACCGCCTTCTTCGAGGCGGAGGACGCCCACGACGCGAAACCCCTCGTCGACTTCCCGCTCGGCGGCGAGTCGCGGTCGATCGCCGCGGCGACAGACGGGGGCCGCGCGGGCGATGGTGAAGACGACAACCGTGACGACAGCGAGGACGTCGACGACATCGTCGCGGACGCGGGCGATGGCGACGACTCCACGCCCGACGCCGCCGAAGGCGTCGACGAGTCCGAGGTGCCCGACGCCGATCTCGACGACCTCCCGACCGACGAGGAGGGCGTCGTCCGGCCGGACTTCGCGGCGAGCGAGCGCGACTTCTCGGAGCCGGCCGAGCGCGTCGACACGGGCGACTACGCGGTCGACCAGCGCCCCTCCGACGCGGACGTGCCGTTCGGTCCCGGGCGCGGCGAGGCGGCCGACGACGCGGAGACCGCCGACGCCGACGAGGCCCCCCCGGAGCCGACCGAGTCGAGCCGCGGCCCCGACGACCCGCACGGCGACCACGACGACGAGCCGCACGGCGGGCACGACGCGGACACGCACGACGACGACCACCACGGCGGGCCGCCGGCGGGCGGCTGGGAGCACATCGCGGGGCTCGACGCGCTCCGCGGGCGCGAGTCGACGTGGTTCACGCTCGGGCCGATCCTCGCCGCGATGACGCTCGCGGTGCTGCTCGGCGTGATCCCCTACGAGATGGGCTTCCTGGAGCTGATCGAGCTCATCGTCGACACGCGGCTCCCCGAGGGGGTGGTTCGGCCGTGA
- a CDS encoding Na(+)/H(+) antiporter subunit D: MTMSTELLTSLPPYVLLAFAALAVLALPRRSGHAVAALATAFTFAQAVLLGDGGTGAHLATTFLGFDVVFFNVDQFSLLMGVVVGFLATAAVLYAYGSEAPTWVTAFALLYVATTFGTIYAGDWLTLVFFWELTAVTSTLLVWQHGGEAVRAGYRYALFHGTGGTILLAAVVVHFANAGTFLFSATNGIDPAATVLAAVGIGINCGFIFLHSWLPDTYPRPHVAASVFLSVFTTKTAAYVMYRAFPEGGMWLAYLGGFMAVYGAFFALLQYDPRRLLSYHIQAQLGYMLAGFGLATAVGEFAVVGGFAHLFNNVLYKSLLFMAVGVVVYRTGVEDIREMGGLWRVMPVTFFVYLVGAASITAVPGFNGFISKGMVLDSAHEIHNYVLLLDSGLLWWLLVLGGVGTFMSFIKLGYYVFFHGSATLSPDDATPFQTAGMLLAAGACVFFGVFYTQLIELMPFTDLILSDEVYFKPYSRSHLTESAALLVAGFAGFFALKRPLGWLAHRMPDVDAVLFPAAFYLGRGSVWGVTELWAAVDRATMAIAGAMMRTASDPREALSRVGIDVEIRAGIGRSVLFLTLAAGTALFAVLLI; encoded by the coding sequence GTGACTATGTCGACCGAGCTCCTGACTTCGCTTCCGCCGTACGTCCTGCTCGCGTTCGCGGCGCTCGCGGTGCTTGCGCTGCCGCGGCGGTCGGGCCACGCGGTCGCCGCGCTGGCGACGGCGTTCACGTTCGCGCAGGCGGTGCTGCTCGGCGACGGCGGCACGGGCGCGCACCTCGCGACGACGTTCCTCGGGTTCGACGTGGTGTTCTTCAACGTCGACCAGTTCTCCCTGCTGATGGGGGTCGTCGTCGGCTTCCTCGCGACGGCCGCAGTGCTGTACGCCTACGGCAGCGAGGCGCCGACGTGGGTGACCGCGTTCGCGCTGCTGTACGTCGCCACGACCTTCGGAACGATCTACGCCGGCGACTGGCTCACGCTGGTCTTCTTCTGGGAGCTGACGGCGGTCACCTCGACGCTGCTCGTCTGGCAGCACGGCGGCGAGGCGGTGCGGGCGGGCTACCGCTACGCGCTGTTCCACGGCACCGGCGGAACCATCCTGCTCGCCGCCGTGGTGGTTCACTTCGCGAACGCCGGCACGTTCCTGTTCTCGGCGACGAACGGGATCGACCCGGCCGCGACGGTGCTCGCGGCGGTCGGCATCGGGATCAACTGCGGGTTCATCTTCCTGCACAGCTGGCTGCCGGACACCTACCCGCGCCCGCACGTCGCGGCGTCGGTGTTCCTCTCGGTGTTCACGACGAAGACCGCCGCCTACGTGATGTACCGCGCGTTCCCCGAGGGCGGCATGTGGCTCGCCTACCTCGGCGGGTTCATGGCCGTCTACGGCGCGTTCTTCGCGCTGCTCCAGTACGACCCGCGGCGGCTGCTGTCGTACCACATCCAGGCCCAGCTCGGCTACATGCTCGCCGGGTTCGGCCTCGCCACGGCGGTCGGCGAGTTCGCCGTCGTCGGCGGCTTCGCGCACCTGTTCAACAACGTCCTCTACAAGAGCCTCCTGTTCATGGCAGTCGGCGTCGTGGTGTACCGGACCGGCGTCGAGGACATCCGCGAGATGGGCGGGCTCTGGCGCGTGATGCCGGTCACCTTCTTCGTCTACCTCGTCGGCGCGGCCTCGATTACGGCGGTGCCGGGGTTCAACGGGTTCATCTCGAAGGGGATGGTGCTCGACTCCGCCCACGAGATTCACAACTACGTCCTGCTCTTAGACAGCGGACTGCTCTGGTGGCTGCTCGTCCTCGGCGGCGTGGGGACGTTCATGTCGTTCATCAAGCTCGGCTACTACGTGTTCTTCCACGGCTCGGCGACGCTGTCGCCGGACGACGCGACGCCGTTCCAGACCGCGGGGATGCTGCTGGCCGCGGGCGCGTGCGTCTTCTTCGGCGTCTTCTACACCCAGCTGATCGAGCTGATGCCGTTCACTGACCTCATCCTCAGCGACGAGGTGTACTTCAAGCCGTACAGTCGGAGCCACCTGACCGAGAGCGCGGCGCTGCTGGTCGCCGGCTTCGCCGGGTTCTTCGCGCTGAAGCGCCCGCTCGGCTGGCTCGCTCATCGGATGCCCGACGTCGACGCCGTCCTCTTCCCGGCGGCGTTCTACCTCGGGCGGGGCTCAGTGTGGGGCGTCACGGAGCTGTGGGCCGCCGTCGACCGCGCGACGATGGCGATCGCGGGCGCGATGATGCGGACGGCGAGCGACCCGCGGGAGGCGCTCTCGCGCGTCGGGATCGACGTCGAGATCCGCGCCGGTATCGGCCGGAGCGTGCTGTTCCTGACGCTCGCAGCCGGAACCGCGCTGTTCGCCGTCCTGCTGATCTGA
- a CDS encoding metallophosphoesterase gives MRLLVCGDLHLKPAAGDYDLDAVSPPEDVDAALVVGDLTHRAGDDDADLARRFVERLAPDVPVVYVPGNHDPAPMPAEVVAPVSGATAEHLSARTLGDLAVVGWGCERRSLTPPLPQTEFDALDPRSVPHEDRRYEADRIAEDLLDACHRVVSGSASVREAAASLGIADDEAAAFHRGVEAIEATYERLSERLRGRSDALLATHQPPFGASFDRHHAVGTRETDREYLHTGSIALALAIRDYDVFAAFSGHSHELGYDAGEAADGRPHLLNLGFRGVGVVTVAPARGEFAFTRR, from the coding sequence ATGCGGCTCCTCGTCTGCGGCGACCTCCACCTGAAGCCCGCGGCCGGCGACTACGACCTCGACGCGGTGTCGCCGCCCGAGGACGTCGACGCCGCCCTGGTCGTCGGCGATCTCACGCACCGCGCGGGCGACGACGACGCCGACTTGGCGCGTCGGTTCGTCGAGCGGCTCGCCCCGGACGTTCCGGTCGTCTACGTGCCGGGGAACCACGACCCCGCGCCGATGCCGGCCGAGGTGGTGGCGCCCGTCTCCGGGGCCACCGCGGAACACCTGAGCGCCCGGACGCTCGGGGACCTCGCTGTCGTCGGCTGGGGCTGCGAGCGCCGGTCGCTCACCCCGCCGCTTCCGCAGACCGAGTTCGACGCGCTCGACCCCCGGTCGGTCCCCCACGAGGACCGCCGCTACGAAGCCGACCGGATCGCCGAGGACCTGCTCGACGCGTGTCACCGCGTCGTCAGCGGGTCCGCGTCCGTCCGGGAGGCCGCAGCGTCGCTGGGGATCGCGGACGACGAGGCGGCCGCGTTCCACCGGGGCGTCGAGGCGATCGAGGCGACGTACGAGCGGCTGTCGGAGCGCCTGCGCGGTCGCTCCGACGCGCTGCTCGCGACCCACCAACCGCCGTTCGGCGCGTCGTTCGACCGCCACCACGCGGTCGGCACGCGCGAGACGGACCGGGAGTACCTCCACACCGGGTCGATCGCGCTTGCCCTCGCAATCCGAGACTACGACGTGTTCGCCGCGTTCAGCGGCCACTCGCACGAGCTCGGATACGACGCCGGCGAGGCGGCAGACGGCCGGCCGCACCTGCTCAATCTCGGCTTCCGCGGCGTCGGGGTCGTGACGGTCGCTCCGGCTCGCGGGGAGTTCGCGTTCACTCGCCGGTGA
- a CDS encoding NRDE family protein, whose product MCTLTLAWRAFGDAPVALAATRDEALDRPSEPPALRTADGDGVRYVAPRDAEAGGTWIGLSERGLVVAVTNRWLDADREGERSRGLLVRDCLTAASAEDAVRAVERELDERAYDGFNLVLADDRAAFLLTYDGGLVVTRLDPGVQVVGNVGGVVNGAERFAVPERRREFGEERADSARRVAAALVPEPGESGSSWLDRASGVLADHEYGACLHGEAFGTRSFTRIRTGSDPEMAYADGPPCETPAEPVSLPENFAVGGT is encoded by the coding sequence GTGTGTACTCTGACCCTCGCGTGGCGGGCGTTCGGCGACGCCCCCGTCGCGCTCGCGGCCACCCGCGACGAGGCCCTTGACCGCCCGAGCGAACCGCCGGCGCTCCGAACGGCCGACGGCGACGGAGTCCGGTACGTCGCCCCGCGCGACGCCGAGGCCGGCGGGACGTGGATCGGCCTCTCCGAGCGCGGCCTCGTCGTCGCCGTCACGAACCGGTGGCTCGACGCCGACCGCGAGGGCGAGCGCTCGCGGGGGCTGCTCGTCCGCGACTGCCTGACGGCCGCCTCCGCCGAGGATGCGGTGCGAGCGGTCGAGCGCGAGCTCGACGAGCGCGCGTACGACGGCTTCAACCTCGTCCTCGCGGACGACCGCGCGGCGTTCCTGCTGACGTACGACGGCGGCCTCGTCGTGACCCGACTCGACCCGGGCGTCCAGGTCGTCGGCAACGTCGGCGGCGTGGTCAACGGCGCGGAGCGGTTCGCGGTCCCCGAGCGACGGCGGGAGTTCGGTGAGGAGCGCGCCGACAGCGCCAGGCGGGTCGCGGCCGCGCTCGTCCCGGAGCCGGGCGAGTCGGGGTCGTCGTGGCTCGACCGCGCGAGCGGCGTCCTCGCCGACCACGAGTACGGCGCCTGCCTCCACGGCGAGGCCTTCGGAACCCGGTCGTTCACCCGGATCCGGACCGGCTCGGACCCCGAGATGGCGTACGCCGACGGCCCGCCCTGCGAGACGCCCGCGGAACCGGTGTCGCTCCCCGAGAACTTCGCGGTCGGCGGGACCTAA
- a CDS encoding glucose 1-dehydrogenase yields the protein MNAIAVYEGADEPVVTAKPRPEPAPGEALVRTLRVGVDGTDHEVIAGGHGGSPAGEDHLVLGHEAVGVVEDPNDTPFEAGDVVVPTVRRPPNGANEYFARGEPDMAPDGEYHERGIVGAHGFMAEYFTSPVEFLVEIPPALAEWGFLVEPISIAEKAIEHAYASRSAFSWEPESALVLGNGSLGLLTVATLDEEFDRIYCLGRRERPDPTIEIIESLGATYVNSNETSIPEVPEAYEPMDFVFEATGYAPHAFETIEALAPNGVGALLGVPGDWEFEIDGGRLHREFVLHNKALVGSVNSGYGHFESAVESLSGLSGAFLGDLVTGIHGLDEFEAAFADDDTTIKTAVEFGAYEER from the coding sequence ATGAACGCGATTGCCGTCTACGAGGGAGCCGACGAACCGGTCGTGACAGCGAAGCCGCGACCGGAGCCCGCGCCCGGCGAGGCGCTGGTCCGGACCCTGCGGGTCGGCGTCGACGGGACGGACCACGAGGTTATCGCCGGCGGTCACGGAGGGTCTCCCGCGGGCGAGGACCACCTCGTGCTCGGCCACGAGGCCGTCGGCGTGGTCGAGGACCCGAACGACACGCCGTTCGAGGCCGGCGACGTCGTCGTCCCGACGGTGCGCCGCCCGCCCAACGGCGCCAACGAGTACTTCGCGCGCGGCGAGCCGGACATGGCGCCGGACGGCGAGTACCACGAGCGCGGCATCGTCGGCGCGCACGGCTTCATGGCCGAGTACTTCACCAGCCCGGTGGAGTTCTTAGTCGAGATCCCGCCGGCGCTCGCGGAGTGGGGGTTCCTCGTCGAGCCGATCTCGATCGCGGAGAAGGCGATCGAGCACGCGTACGCCAGCCGGTCGGCGTTCAGCTGGGAGCCCGAGTCGGCGCTGGTGTTGGGCAACGGGTCGCTCGGTCTGCTGACGGTCGCGACCCTCGACGAGGAGTTCGACCGGATCTACTGTCTCGGGCGCCGCGAGCGCCCCGACCCGACGATCGAGATCATCGAGTCGCTGGGGGCGACGTACGTGAACTCCAACGAGACGTCGATCCCCGAGGTCCCGGAGGCGTACGAGCCGATGGACTTCGTCTTCGAGGCGACCGGCTACGCGCCCCACGCCTTCGAGACGATCGAGGCGCTCGCGCCCAACGGCGTCGGCGCGCTCCTCGGCGTCCCCGGCGACTGGGAGTTCGAGATCGACGGCGGGCGGCTCCACCGGGAGTTCGTCCTCCACAACAAGGCGCTCGTCGGCAGCGTCAACTCCGGCTACGGCCACTTCGAGTCGGCTGTCGAGTCACTCTCGGGGCTCTCGGGCGCGTTCTTAGGCGATCTCGTGACGGGAATCCACGGGCTCGACGAGTTCGAGGCCGCGTTCGCGGATGACGACACGACTATTAAAACGGCGGTCGAATTCGGCGCATATGAAGAACGTTGA
- the gfcR gene encoding transcriptional regulator GfcR, translated as MKNVDDLIDSAAELAERGLSKGEIADELNVSRETASWLVERGGGAESAEAADATASADIHVDWSALGRDSTRLGYAASAMADLLAKQGEEVDLTVGVEKAGAPLATAVADRLDTDLGTYAPAKHQWEEGDIDEHGGGFSRNFAAIRNRDCYVVDDIITSGTTMRESIDAIREQGGEPVACVVLVDKMGYDDIDGVPVYSLVDVVRVDRDE; from the coding sequence ATGAAGAACGTTGACGACCTCATCGACAGCGCGGCAGAGCTCGCGGAGCGGGGGCTCTCGAAGGGCGAAATCGCCGACGAGCTGAACGTCTCCCGCGAGACGGCGAGCTGGCTGGTCGAGCGCGGCGGCGGGGCGGAGAGCGCGGAGGCCGCGGACGCGACCGCCTCCGCCGACATCCACGTCGACTGGTCGGCGCTCGGGCGCGACTCGACCCGCCTCGGCTACGCGGCGAGCGCGATGGCGGACCTGCTCGCCAAGCAGGGCGAGGAAGTGGACCTGACCGTCGGCGTCGAGAAGGCGGGCGCGCCGCTCGCGACCGCCGTCGCCGACCGGCTCGACACCGACCTCGGCACGTACGCGCCCGCGAAACACCAGTGGGAGGAGGGAGACATCGACGAGCACGGCGGCGGCTTCTCGCGGAACTTCGCCGCGATCCGGAACCGCGACTGCTACGTCGTCGACGACATCATCACCTCGGGGACGACGATGCGGGAGTCGATCGACGCGATCCGCGAGCAGGGCGGCGAGCCGGTCGCGTGCGTCGTCCTCGTCGACAAGATGGGGTACGACGACATCGACGGCGTCCCCGTCTACTCGCTCGTCGACGTCGTCCGCGTCGACCGCGACGAGTAG
- a CDS encoding glutaredoxin produces the protein MTFSPETDADPEEITERVENTIADNDVVLFMKGNRLMPQCGYSKRAVELISQHVEEFETVDVLPALPQYREALESHSGWETIPQTFVDGEFVGGSDVLAELDERGELAAELDAE, from the coding sequence ATGACGTTCAGCCCCGAAACGGACGCCGACCCCGAGGAGATCACCGAGCGCGTCGAGAACACCATCGCCGACAACGACGTGGTGCTGTTCATGAAGGGGAACCGCCTGATGCCGCAGTGCGGCTACTCGAAGCGCGCCGTCGAACTCATCTCCCAGCACGTCGAGGAGTTCGAGACGGTCGACGTGCTGCCCGCGCTGCCGCAGTACCGCGAGGCGCTCGAATCGCACAGCGGCTGGGAGACGATCCCGCAGACGTTCGTCGACGGCGAGTTCGTCGGCGGCAGCGACGTGCTCGCCGAACTCGACGAGCGCGGCGAGCTCGCCGCCGAACTGGACGCGGAGTGA
- a CDS encoding diphthine--ammonia ligase, protein MSNWVSLFSGGKDSSWALYRALEEGLDVSRLLTVHPAGDSYMYHTPATELASLAAESVGIDLVEVSPDDFGADDVDDAGAQGDAELEPMEAALREVAAADGVDLAGVTAGAVESEFQTNRIQDMCDRLGIDLFAPLWQRDPVELAEEMLDAGFEIRIVQVAAYGLDESWLGRRFDADALDDLLALREEYGVHPLGEGGEFETYVVDGPHMERRIDLTYDAVWEGDRGHVEIRDAALE, encoded by the coding sequence ATGAGCAACTGGGTGAGCCTCTTCTCCGGCGGCAAGGACTCCTCGTGGGCGCTGTACCGCGCCTTGGAGGAGGGCCTCGACGTCTCGCGGCTCCTGACCGTCCACCCCGCCGGCGACTCGTACATGTACCACACGCCGGCGACGGAGCTCGCCTCGCTCGCGGCCGAGAGCGTCGGGATCGACCTCGTCGAGGTGTCGCCCGACGACTTCGGCGCGGACGACGTGGACGACGCGGGCGCGCAGGGTGACGCCGAGCTGGAGCCGATGGAGGCGGCGCTCCGGGAGGTCGCCGCCGCGGACGGCGTCGACCTCGCGGGCGTCACGGCCGGCGCCGTCGAGAGCGAGTTCCAGACGAACCGGATCCAAGACATGTGCGACCGCCTCGGGATCGACCTGTTCGCGCCGCTGTGGCAGCGGGACCCGGTCGAACTGGCGGAGGAAATGCTCGACGCCGGCTTCGAGATCCGGATCGTCCAGGTGGCGGCGTACGGCCTCGACGAGTCGTGGCTCGGGCGACGCTTCGACGCCGACGCGCTCGACGACCTGCTCGCGCTCCGCGAGGAGTACGGCGTCCACCCGCTCGGCGAGGGCGGGGAGTTCGAGACGTACGTCGTCGACGGCCCGCACATGGAACGCCGCATCGACCTGACCTACGACGCGGTGTGGGAGGGCGACCGCGGCCACGTCGAGATTCGGGACGCGGCGTTGGAGTGA